From a region of the Solanum stenotomum isolate F172 chromosome 2, ASM1918654v1, whole genome shotgun sequence genome:
- the LOC125856468 gene encoding uncharacterized protein LOC125856468 isoform X1, translated as MRTDPPSLLSLAIDSAILHISSYSDLSFLPEHILEDLFLRTLRAGKLNEKILKLFIATGKEEILSLIGAFNIQCVLTPVLPTRCSEKF; from the exons ATGAGAACCGACCCGCCTTCCCTTCTTTCTCTCGCTATTGACTCTGCCATTCTTCATATCTCATCCTATTCTGATCTCTCTTTCTTACCTGAACACATTCTTGAAGACCTTTTCCTG AGGACCTTGAGAGCTGGGAAGCTAAATGAGAAGATTTTGAAGCTGTTTATTGCAACTGGAAAAGAAGAAATCCTTTCGCTAATTGGCGCATTTAACATCCAATGTGTTCTTACTCCTGTGCTTCCTACTA GATGCTCTGAGAAATTCTAA
- the LOC125856468 gene encoding probable UDP-arabinopyranose mutase 5 isoform X2, which produces MRTDPPSLLSLAIDSAILHISSYSDLSFLPEHILEDLFLRTLRAGKLNEKILKLFIATGKEEILSLIGAFNIQCVLTPVLPTISVRDDEVDIVIAAIEPDLTSFLEEWRAIFSRFHLIIIKDPDVKGELKIPGGFNYDTYTKADIQQIIGPSNAATFSGYSCRYFGYLLSKKKYIISIDDDCIPAKDTKGIQVDAIAQHINNLSTPATPFFFNTLYDPFCKGADFVRGYPFSLRSGVSCALSCGLWLNLADLDAPTQALKPELRNTRYVDAVLTVPARAMMPLSGINIAFDRELVGPALLPSFKLAKEGKFRWETVEDVWTGMCVKVVCDHLGYGVKTGLPYVWRKERGDAIESLKKEWEGVKLMEEVVPFFQSMKLTPAAKTAEDCVIEIAAAVKEQLGRIDPVFTRAADSMVEWVQLWKTVKTRT; this is translated from the exons ATGAGAACCGACCCGCCTTCCCTTCTTTCTCTCGCTATTGACTCTGCCATTCTTCATATCTCATCCTATTCTGATCTCTCTTTCTTACCTGAACACATTCTTGAAGACCTTTTCCTG AGGACCTTGAGAGCTGGGAAGCTAAATGAGAAGATTTTGAAGCTGTTTATTGCAACTGGAAAAGAAGAAATCCTTTCGCTAATTGGCGCATTTAACATCCAATGTGTTCTTACTCCTGTGCTTCCTACTA TCAGCGTCAGAGATGATGAGGTAGATATTGTGATAGCTGCAATTGAACCAGATCTTACTTCATTTCTGGAAGAATGGAGAGCAATATTCTCCCGATTTCACCTGATTATTATCAAAGATCCTGACGTCAAAGGAGAACTGAAAATTCCAGGTGGATTTAATTATGATACCTATACAAAAGCTGATATTCAACAAATTATTGGACCTTCAAATGCTGCAACTTTCTCTGGCTACTCGTGCCGATATTTTGGCTATCTCTTGTCAAAGAAGAAATATATCATCTCAATTGATGATGACTGCATTCCAGCTAAGGATACTAAGGGTATCCAAGTCGATGCCATTGCACAACATATCAATAACCTCTCGACTCCTGCCAccccatttttctttaataccCTCTATGATCCTTTCTGTAAAGGAGCTGATTTTGTTCGTGGCTACCCATTTAGCTTGCGAAGTGGTGTCTCGTGTGCTCTATCATGTGGACTGTGGCTTAATTTAGCAGATCTTGATGCACCTACACAAGCCCTCAAGCCGGAGCTGAGAAACACTCGATATGTTGATGCTGTCCTCACTGTACCAGCTAGGGCCATGATGCCTCTGAGCGGAATCAATATAGCGTTTGATCGTGAATTGGTGGGACCTGCTTTGCTGCCATCTTTCAAGTTGGCAAAGGAAGGAAAGTTCAGGTGGGAAACTGTGGAGGATGTATGGACTGGAATGTGTGTTAAGGTAGTATGTGATCACTTAGGGTATGGTGTGAAAACTGGGCTTCCATATGTGTGGAGGAAAGAAAGAGGTGATGCCATAGAGAGTTTGAAGaaagagtgggaaggggtgaaGCTGATGGAAGAAGTTGTTCCATTCTTCCAATCAATGAAATTGACCCCGGCAGCAAAAACAGCAGAAGATTGTGTGATTGAGATTGCAGCAGCCGTGAAGGAGCAGCTGGGACGAATAGATCCTGTGTTCACCCGTGCAGCTGATTCCATGGTCGAGTGGGTGCAGCTGTGGAAGACTGTCAAAACCCGAACATAA